CTCCAGGTCCACCGGGGAGTCCGGCTTCATCCTGAAGTCCTGGATCCACCGCATCTCCACACCCCCCGGCACCTCGCGGTACTCCCAGCGGATGTTCATGTACTCGAACCAGCCGGTCTCCACGCGGTGCGCGCGCACGGTGCGCGTCGCCGGATCGGCCGTCCGCTCCGACACCCAGGACCAGGCGTTGCCCTCGTCGTCGGGATGCATCGTCAGGCGGAAGCGGACCGTATCGCCCTCGCGGTGGAGGATCTCGGCCTTGGCGTACTCACTGAAGAGGTTCGGCCACGACTCGACGTCGTTGGTCATGTCCCACACCAGGTCCGGCGGTGCGGAGATCACGATCGCCCGTTCGGTGTGTCCCGCCATGGCTAGTTCACCCCTGCCCTTCGGTTGACGTAGTCGAGCACCTCGCCGGGGGTCTTCAGGTCCGAGGCCACCTCGTCGGGGACGGCCACCCCCCAGTCCCGCTCGATGCGGCTGACCAGCTCCAGCACGGCCAGCGAGTCGAAGCCCATGTCCGTGAACGAGGTGTCGAGGATGTCGCCCTCGATGTCGATCCCCTCGTCCACTCCCGCGCTGATCAGCATGACCTTCCGCAGATCGTCGAGGTCGAAATCCTTCATCGGATGCTCCTGTCGTTGCTTGTCCGGTGGTTGCTCATCAGGGCGCCCGCAGCACGAGTGCGGCGTTGAACCCGCCGTATCCCCGGGCGAGGACCATCGCGGTGCGCACCTCGGTGACCCGCGGCTCGTGCACGACCAGGTCGATCGCGTAGCCGGGCACCGGATCCGAGACCCCGACCGTCGCCGGGATGATCGAGTCGCGGATGGCCAGCAGGGCGGTGACGATGTCGAGGGCGGGGCCTCCGGCGTACAGCCGTCCGGTCATCGTCTTGGGCGCCGTG
This window of the Nonomuraea africana genome carries:
- a CDS encoding SRPBCC family protein; translated protein: MAGHTERAIVISAPPDLVWDMTNDVESWPNLFSEYAKAEILHREGDTVRFRLTMHPDDEGNAWSWVSERTADPATRTVRAHRVETGWFEYMNIRWEYREVPGGVEMRWIQDFRMKPDSPVDLEQMTRRIDTNTPVQMKLIKERVEQAARETGAA
- a CDS encoding acyl carrier protein, translated to MKDFDLDDLRKVMLISAGVDEGIDIEGDILDTSFTDMGFDSLAVLELVSRIERDWGVAVPDEVASDLKTPGEVLDYVNRRAGVN